From the Aerococcus viridans genome, the window CTCGGGCACGCTAAGCCCTTTATTAAAAAAGATGGAAAAACAAGGACTATTGCATCGCATACGAGCTAGCACCGACGAACGGCAATTGGTTATTCAGCTGACCGAGAAAGGAAAATCACTGCAAGAAAAACTTCCGTGCATTTCACGTGATGTCTACCAATCAATAACCAAATCAAGTGAATCTGGTGTATATGGCAATCTGATTTCACAATTAATTCAGCTAAACCAAAGCTTCCGTGAGGTTTAATCTACAAAAATGAAACTGAATTTGCTAGAATAAAAAATCCATAAACTCCATTAGTTTGCGATATAGTGGACCCAAAAAGTTAGACTAAATTTTATGAGAGTTGACCGATTGGTCAGCTCTTTCTTAATACATGCAATTTGGCTTAATTCCTGTTGTCGACAATACTTCTCATAAATTTCAATCTGTCAAGAGTAGTAGCGGAGCGACTCTTGATAGATTGAAACTTTGTGTGAAACTATGAAAAGACAATGGAATTAGTATATTGGCTGCGATACTGGACGGGGCTTAGCCATTCTAGTTTCTCTTTAATTCGTTCTTCATTATAATAGTTAATATAGTTGGTAATTGATTCGGCCAATTCTTCAAAACTATGATAAGTTTGACCATAATACATTTCTTGTTTGAGTATACTAAAGAAATTTTCCATTGGTGAATTGTCATAACAATTCCCTTTTCTAGACATACTTTGGAAGATATCATTATCTTTTAAAGTTTTTGAATACCGTTTCATTTGATAAGCCCAGCCTTGGTCTGAATGAAAAGTTCTTCTGAATATGCAATCATTTGTACGTTCTATAGCTGCCTTCAAAGCTTCCATCATACTTTCACCGTTAGGCCGTTTTGTTATTTGAAAACTGATGATTTCGCTATTGAATAAATCCATATAAGGATCTAAATAAAGTCTGCCTGTCTGAGTGTTGCCTAACTGGTCCATATAATAGTATTTGAATTCAGTTGTATCAGTCGTAATTTTTTGATGTGGAACTGATGTGTTAAAACGTCGTTTTAAACGATTTGATGCTACTTTCCCTACAGTTCCCTTATAAGACTTATACTTTCTGCTTTTGTGTGAGAAGGTAGTTACAAGAATGCCTAATTCACGCATTAAGCGTAATACTTTCTTCCGATTTATATGATAACCTAATTTTTTTAACTCGGGAGTCAGTCTTTTATACCCATAATCTTTATTTTTCTCTCTTAGTTTTAGTAATGCGTCTTTGTAAACCTTATCCTTGTCTGGGCGTTTAGATTGCTTCCTAATATAGTGATAAGTTGCCTTTGGAAAGCCAGTTACTCTCAAAATATCAACTAATTTGAATTTACTAATAGTATGGAGATTGTAGATTGCTGGAACTATTTGTTTCTTTGTTGCTGTTTCTCTGCTTCCTGCAATCTCCCTAATTCCTTTAAAAATTCATTCTCGATTCTCAAATCACGATTTTCGTTTTCAAGTTGTCTCAGACACTCAACGTTTACATCTTCTCTAGTTATATTCTTTGGATCCTGAAATACTTTCTTATCAGCTTTCTTCCGTTTACCCATTTTCGGTGGCCTACCTCTCTGTTCTGATAAGCCATCGGCGCCTTTCTTGAGGATAGTAGTACGCCAATTACAAATTAAACTAGGGTTATTCATCCCTAATGAATTGGCTACTTCTCGATAACTCATCTCTGTTGTTTCATATAATTTTACAGCACTAAGCTTAAAATCAACAGCGTAATGAGTTTGATTCTTACTACGTTTTAGTCCTTCGATTCCAAATTGTTGATAGCTATTAACCCATCTTCTTACAATAGAATCTTGTATATTATATTTCTTTGCTACCGCTAGGTAGCCACCATAGTTCCCCAGATAATGTTTTACAATTTCCAATTTAAATTCTAGTGAATATTTTGCCATAAAAATAAACCCCCAAAAGTTAGATTTTTGGTCTAACTTTTGGGGGCCTCTACACTTTATAAAAATAAACGAAAGTGGGACTACTTTTTTCGCAAAAGTAGTTTTGTCCCAGCCTCTTTTTTATTACTTGTTATTTATTTAAAATTTGCATGAATTGTTGACCGGTAATGGTTTCTTCTTGAATTAAGTATTCAGACAGCTCATCCAATTTTTCGCGGTTATTCATCAAGATTTCGCCGGCTTCTTGATGGGCACGTTTGATCAATTCAATGACTTCTTGATCTGCTTTTTCAGCGGTACCACCGGATACCTGACTCTGTGTATTGTCAGACAAGTAACGATTAGTGCGACTTTCTAATTGCATCATGCCGAAAGTATCCGACATCCCGTATTGAGTGACCATAGAACGGGCAATTTTCGTCATTTTTTCAATATCATTTGAAGCTCCGGTAGTGATTTCACCAAAGACCACTTCTTCAGCGGCACGTCCACCTGCAAGGGTCATCAATTGATTGTACAACTCTTGTTTGGTGTAAAGTGATTTCTCACCAGTTTCAACCTGCATGGTATACCCAAGGGCACCTGACGTACGCGGTATAATCGTAATCTTCTCAACTGGCGCTGAACCAGATTGTTGGGCCGCAACAAGGGCGTGACCAATTTCGTGGTAAGAAACGACGCGACGTTCTTCTGGTGATAAGATATCGTTCTTCTTGATTTGACCAGCCAAGACAACATCTACCGATTCATCTAAGTCAATTTGGCTAATTTCCTTGTGTTTGTTGCGAACGGCACGTAGCCCCGCTTCGTTAATGATGTTGGCAAGGTCGGCACCGGATGCCCCAGCAGTTGCACGTGCAATGTAACGGTAATCGATATTTTGACCCATCTTATATTCTTTAGCGTGGACACGAAGAATTTCTTCACGGCCTTTTAAGTCAGGCAATTCCATAGACACTTGACGGTCAAAACGGCCAGGACGTAACAAGGCTTTATCTAATGATTCAGGGCGGTTAGTTGCAGCTAGGATGATAACACCCTTGTCGCCTTCGAACCCATCCATTTCAGTAAGCAACTGGTTTAAAGTCTGCTCACGTTCGTCATTGGTTGAATAAGAATTGTCACGAGATTTACCAATAGTATCAATCTCATCAATGAATACGATACATGGCGCTTTATCGTTGGCTTGTTTAAAGAGGTCACGCACTTTAGCTGCCCCTCGTCCAACAAACATCTCAACAAATTCAGAACCTGCGATAGAGAAGAATGGGACACCAGCTTCACCAGCAACGGCTTTGGCCATCAAAGTTTTACCTGTCCCTGGAGGTCCTACTAGTAAGACACCACGCGGTGCTTGGGCACCAATTTCTTGGTATTTCTTCGGTTCCTTCAAGTAATCTACCACTTCAACTAAAGACTCTTTGGCTTCATCTTGACCAGCCACATCTTTAAAGTTTCGTGAATTATCTGATTTTACATACATTTTGGCATCTGACTTACCAAAGTTCATACCACCAAATCCACCACCAGATAGGTCGATTTTAGAATCGGAACCACCTGTCATCTTCCGCATTAATTTACCCATTAACCAGTAGATAACGGCAAATGGTAAAATAAAGGTTAATAAGAATGAGATGATCGGCGAAGTTGGTTGGTAGATTTCCGTTTGGTAGGTCACATTGTTCGATTCCAAACGGTTAACTAAATCAGGATCATCCACCTTACCAGTTGTATATACTTGCGTTTCGCCGTCCGTTTCAGCGGTCCAAGTTAAATCATATTGATTAATTTCAACACTTTCTACCTGGCCAGCATCTACTTGGCTCACAAATGAAGAATACGGCACTTCTTCCACCTGCATCCCAGTAATGGCTGGGAATAATAAATTCAAACCAAGGATTACCAATATAATCCACCAGAAGGCATTCATAAAGTTGAAATAACCACCACCATTAGGTGAGTTCCCAAAATTAAACCCTTTCTTCCGATTTTTATTCTGTTTTTTATTTTTGCTCATATATTCACTCCTACTCATTTTGTCAAAAATATATAAGTTATTTAGACCTGACATCCTTGTCAGATTCTACACTCCTTAACTACAAATATATTATAACGCATACAAAGTCAGGTTTGGTCAAAGCACACTTGCTTTCACAAAAAAAGCCATATTCATGGCTTTTCTTCATAGAATATTCATAATTACCTTAATATCTTATTGGATGAAATCTTGGTACAAGCGTGATTCTTGAATCCCTTGGTTGTTGGCATATTTTCCAGAAGAATATAAATTATATTCACCGTTAATTGTATGATAGTAAATCTGGCAAATTTCAACATTTGGATAGATGCGGATTGGCTGTAAACAGTGCATTTCTAAGGTCCAGTAACCAGAGAAACCAACATCCCCAAACCCAGCCGTCACATGGATATACAAACCTAAACGACCAATTGATGAACGGCCTTCAAGCATGGGTACATATTTATCCGTTTCAGTATATTCCACTGTACGGCCTAAATACAATTTGCCTGGTTCTAATAAATAACCTTCTTCAGGAATTTGAATCGATTTCAAGGTTGGTTTTTTCTTCATATCCAACACATCATCTTCGTAATAGGCCAATTCATTTGAAAGTCTCAAGTTATAAGAATTGGGATTAACCTGACTTTCATTAAATGGCGTTATTTTAATGCCAATTCCTTGCTCTTCAGCAATTTTCTTACCTGATAAAATCATATACTCACCCTTTGTTCACTATTTTATTTCATTATACCTTTAATTTGGCAAAAAGAAAGATGGTTTCGAGCTAGTGATTTTTGGAAATAGGACACATGCAAGTAAAAACCGGAAGCTATTCACTTCCGGCTAACAACATTTATTATTTTAAATAGGCTTTGATAGCATCTTTGAATAAAACGATTTTTCCTAAATAGTCTTCAACACATACATATTCGTTTAATTGATGGGTAATTTTTCTTCACCAACTGTACCAAGGACTCGGATGCTACAATTTGTTGGGTTTCAATATCATATCTTGCAAACAGGTCAGCTAGGTAATTAGCCACTTCTTTCTCATTGGCATTGACCAATTTAATTTTCACAATATCTTGCAAGAGTTGAATTCGTTGTTCTTTTTCCAAAATCAAACTCCCTAAGTTTTTATCACATCTATCATATGAATCTAATCCTTGTCAAAGACTATTCAGACCGTATACAGGTGAATCATTTAGGGGGAAATGGTAATTTAGTTATTCAGAAATAACGAGTAAAGATTTAATGGCACGGCGTTCGTCCATTGCTGCATAAGCTTCTTGCACGTCATCTAAATCAAAGGACATGTTGAATACCTTACCTGGATTGATGCGCCCATCAAGAACGGCATCTAATAAGACTGCACGGTCATGGGTTGTCACAGCTGCACGGCCACCACGAAGGCCGATGTTTTTCCAGAATAATTTATTGGTATCTAATTCATCGATATGTGGCACACCAACCCGGCCAACGACGGCACCTGGACGCGCCAATTGGACGGCAGTTTCAACGGCTAATTGTGAACCGACACACTCTAAAACAGCGTCAGCACCTTCGCCAGTCAATTCCATGATTCGGTTGATCCCTTCGTCTCCACGCTCAGAAACAATGTCAGTTGCCCCAAATTCAAGGGCTAAATCTTGGCGATCTTTGTGACGACTCATGATAATGATGCGTTCAGCTCCTAATAATTTAGCCCCGATAACACCACACAAACCAACTGCCCCGTCACCCACAACGACTACTGTATCGCCAGCTTTCACTTCAGCAGTGACAGCGGCATGATAACCGGTAGCCATAACGTCTGCCAAGGTGGTAAATGACTTCAACATATCTGCAGAATAGTCACTAGGTTGGCCAGGAATTTTCACAAGCCCCCAGTCTCCTGATACATAACGTAGGTATTCAGCTTGGAAACCTAAGGCGCCACCTGTAAAAGTCGTGCAATCGCCGTCAAATCCTGCCTTACATGCAGCGCAGTGTCCGCAACCATTGGTAAATGGTACGATAACAAAGTCACCTACTTGGACATTTTTAACTGCTGCCCCAACTTCTTCGACAATTCCAATCGCTTCGTGGCCTGTTTGCGAGCCTGAAGCCTTGTCATTAATACCTCGGTACCACCATAAGTCGGATCCACAAACACATGCACGCACAACGCGGATAATGGCATCGTGTGGTGCTTGAATTTGCGGTCGGTCCATGTTAGTGACGCTCATATTTCCTGGTTCATTAAAAATTGCTGCTTTCATATTATTACGCCCTTTCTGATTTTAAAATATTCTTTATCAAAATGATTTCGTTTGGTTATTCGCTAAATCAACCGCCATAATAAAAAGTTGCTGTTACCCCGCCGTCAATCAAGAAATCTGATCCGGTAATAAAGGCACCATCACTGCTCATTAAGGTTGACGCTAGATTAGCCACTTCATCCGCCGTTCCTGGACGACCTGCTGGATTCTTCGCGAACATATCTTTATAGAAATCGCCGCGTGGGTCGTTAAATTAGTCAAGTGCTAAGGGTGTGACAATAATACCAGGTGAAATCTCATTAATACGGGCACCCTTTTTAACCCATTTAAGGGATTCA encodes:
- a CDS encoding zinc-binding dehydrogenase, with amino-acid sequence MKAAIFNEPGNMSVTNMDRPQIQAPHDAIIRVVRACVCGSDLWWYRGINDKASGSQTGHEAIGIVEEVGAAVKNVQVGDFVIVPFTNGCGHCAACKAGFDGDCTTFTGGALGFQAEYLRYVSGDWGLVKIPGQPSDYSADMLKSFTTLADVMATGYHAAVTAEVKAGDTVVVVGDGAVGLCGVIGAKLLGAERIIIMSRHKDRQDLALEFGATDIVSERGDEGINRIMELTGEGADAVLECVGSQLAVETAVQLARPGAVVGRVGVPHIDELDTNKLFWKNIGLRGGRAAVTTHDRAVLLDAVLDGRINPGKVFNMSFDLDDVQEAYAAMDERRAIKSLLVISE
- the ftsH gene encoding ATP-dependent zinc metalloprotease FtsH — its product is MSKNKKQNKNRKKGFNFGNSPNGGGYFNFMNAFWWIILVILGLNLLFPAITGMQVEEVPYSSFVSQVDAGQVESVEINQYDLTWTAETDGETQVYTTGKVDDPDLVNRLESNNVTYQTEIYQPTSPIISFLLTFILPFAVIYWLMGKLMRKMTGGSDSKIDLSGGGFGGMNFGKSDAKMYVKSDNSRNFKDVAGQDEAKESLVEVVDYLKEPKKYQEIGAQAPRGVLLVGPPGTGKTLMAKAVAGEAGVPFFSIAGSEFVEMFVGRGAAKVRDLFKQANDKAPCIVFIDEIDTIGKSRDNSYSTNDEREQTLNQLLTEMDGFEGDKGVIILAATNRPESLDKALLRPGRFDRQVSMELPDLKGREEILRVHAKEYKMGQNIDYRYIARATAGASGADLANIINEAGLRAVRNKHKEISQIDLDESVDVVLAGQIKKNDILSPEERRVVSYHEIGHALVAAQQSGSAPVEKITIIPRTSGALGYTMQVETGEKSLYTKQELYNQLMTLAGGRAAEEVVFGEITTGASNDIEKMTKIARSMVTQYGMSDTFGMMQLESRTNRYLSDNTQSQVSGGTAEKADQEVIELIKRAHQEAGEILMNNREKLDELSEYLIQEETITGQQFMQILNK
- the dcd gene encoding dCTP deaminase, whose amino-acid sequence is MILSGKKIAEEQGIGIKITPFNESQVNPNSYNLRLSNELAYYEDDVLDMKKKPTLKSIQIPEEGYLLEPGKLYLGRTVEYTETDKYVPMLEGRSSIGRLGLYIHVTAGFGDVGFSGYWTLEMHCLQPIRIYPNVEICQIYYHTINGEYNLYSSGKYANNQGIQESRLYQDFIQ
- a CDS encoding IS3 family transposase (programmed frameshift); the encoded protein is MAKYSLEFKLEIVKHYLGNYGGYLAVAKKYNIQDSIVRRWVNSYQQFGIEGLKRSKNQTHYAVDFKLSAVKLYETTEMSYREVANSLGMNNPSLICNWRTTILKKGADGLSEQRGRPPKMGKRKKADKKVFQDPKNITREDVNVECLRQLENENRDLRIENEFLKELGRLQEAEKQQQRNKVPAIYNLHTISKFKLVDILRVTGFPKATYHYIRKQSKRPDKDKVYKDALLKLREKNKDYGYKRLTPELKKLGYHINRKKVLRLMRELGILVTTFSHKSRKYKSYKGTVGKVASNRLKRRFNTSVPHQKITTDTTEFKYYYMDQLGNTQTGRLYLDPYMDLFNSEIISFQITKRPNGESMMEALKAAIERTNDCIFRRTFHSDQGWAYQMKRYSKTLKDNDIFQSMSRKGNCYDNSPMENFFSILKQEMYYGQTYHSFEELAESITNYINYYNEERIKEKLEWLSPVQYRSQYTNSIVFS
- a CDS encoding MarR family winged helix-turn-helix transcriptional regulator, which translates into the protein MNANDNPLQNELCFQLYVASKESIRMYKPFLDEVDLTYTGFITLMAIEDNLSVKQIGERLFLDSGTLSPLLKKMEKQGLLHRIRASTDERQLVIQLTEKGKSLQEKLPCISRDVYQSITKSSESGVYGNLISQLIQLNQSFREV